One genomic region from Nymphaea colorata isolate Beijing-Zhang1983 chromosome 12, ASM883128v2, whole genome shotgun sequence encodes:
- the LOC116265168 gene encoding uncharacterized protein LOC116265168, producing the protein MQRLSLSNSPSRMPPTAGGKGEQTPGSRRDEDEVTEEVEEAKGEKPRQAGCRSERCVHLIPCVLLLCILVLYLFSYDPLQKDASKIADMELFSDRRHGDFMALYSHRSLQQAAKKGAAATPSTPHHRYRKFAAF; encoded by the exons ATGCAGAGACTCTCCCTGTCAAACTCCCCTTCGAGGATGCCGCCGACCGCCGGCGGGAAGGGAGAGCAAACCCCAGGGAGCCGCAGAGACGAGGACGAGGTGacggaggaggtggaggaagcCAAGGGGGAGAAGCCGCGGCAGGCGGGTTGCCGAAGCGAGCGATGCGTACACCTCATTCCCTGCGTCCTCCTCCTCTGCATTCTCGTTCTCTACCTATTTTCCTACGATCCGCTCCAGAAAG ATGCTTCGAAGATCGCCGATATGGAGCTATTTTCCGACAGGAGGCACGGCGACTTCATGGCGCTCTATAGTCACCGCAGTCTACAGCAAGCGGCGAAGAAGGGTGCTGCTGCGACGCCGTCCACTCCACACCATCGATACAGAAAGTTCGCCGCCTTTTAG
- the LOC116265915 gene encoding binding partner of ACD11 1, translating into MQQSDSMSVRTVKVSNVSLGATEQDIREFFSFSGEIEYVEMQSESERSQFAFVTFKDSQSAETALLLSGATIVDLSVTITPAPDYQLPPTALSAPAAKDSNFVGGAESAVQKAEDVVSSMLAKGFILGKDAVNRAKAFDEKHQLTSNATATVVSLDKKMGLSEKISMGTAVVNEKVKEVDQKFQVSEKTRSALAAAEEKVSSAGSAIMKNRYVFTGASWVTGAFNKVAKAAEDVGLKAKEKVTKAEEENLRGEGYEPVHSSESPKAADSEPSKPPSAQGLVI; encoded by the exons ATGCAACAATCGGACTCAATGTCG GTCAGGACAGTGAAAGTAAGCAATGTCTCCTTAGGTGCAACTGAGCAAGATATCAGagagttcttttctttctctggTGAAATTGAATATGTCGAAATGCAAAG TGAAAGTGAGCGATCGCAATTTGCATTTGTCACCTTCAAGGATTCACAGAGTGCTGAGACTGCACTTCTTCTTTCG GGTGCTACAATAGTTGATCTCTCTGTTACCATTACACCTGCTCCTGACTATCAACTGCCACCTACGGCATTGTCTGCACCAGCG GCAAAGGACAGCAACTTCGTCGGTGGTGCTGAATCTGCAGTTCAAAAGGCAGAAGATGTTGTTAGTAGCATGCTTGCCAAGGGCTTCATCCTCGGTAAGGATGCTGTCAACAGAGCCAAGGCATTTGATGAGAAGCACCAGCTCACATCGAACGCTACTGCCACGGTTGTTTCCCTGGACAAGAAAATGGGGCTGAGCGAAAAGATAAGCATGGGCACGGCTGTTGTAAATGAGAAAGTTAAAGAAGTCGATCAAAAATTTCAGGTCTCCGAGAAAACCAGGTCTGCCTTGGCTGCTGCTGAGGAGAAGGTCAGCAGCGCTGGTTCTGCCATTATGAAAAATCGTTATGTATTTACTGGAGCTTCATGGGTGACTGGTGCCTTCAATAAGGTCGCCAAGGCTGCAGAGGATGTGGGTTTGAAGGCCAAAGAGAAGGTCACAAAGGCAGAAGAGGAAAACCTGAGGGGGGAAGGTTATGAACCAGTTCATTCCTCCGAGTCTCCAAAAGCTGCAGACAGTGAACCTTCTAAGCCTCCATCTGCACAAGGCTTAGTTATTTGA
- the LOC116265684 gene encoding heat stress transcription factor A-1-like: MESGGHAGLGAGAPPPFLSKTYDMVEDPSTDSIVSWSQGNNSFVVWNPPEFARDLLPKYFKHNNFSSFVRQLNTYGFRKVDPDRWEFANEGFIRGQKNLLKTISRRKPIHANAQPQQPQGQSASVGACVEVGKFGLEEEIERLKRDKNVLMQELVRLRQQQQTTDHQLQTLSQRLQGMEQRQQQMMSFLAKAMQSPGFLAQLVQKNDTNRRIAAVNKKRRLPKQEGDSDGDHTPNDGQIIRYQPVNEATKAMLMQILTMGSSPRIEPSSNPPDSFLIDGVPSTSEGFENGTSSQSSGVTLAELKPTSGLEHGPATTGLPEVSSSIVLPEIETSACVSDIVASLSELHDSNVVSGMSESLTPGETMVSVPEFPQVSGLIPAGGAVDIASGTYVAPTTEAGYIDHIPIDGSMPIAADKFSPDVDADILFDGMSMLPDISDFSWDQLLQGSPIPDEIEVDSSTQDAAASTNGPGSIPKENKWDNSNMEQLTQQMELLSSETNG; encoded by the exons ATGGAGTCGGGAGGGCACGCCGGACTTGGCGCCGGCGCGCCGCCGCCATTTCTGAGCAAGACGTACGACATGGTGGAGGACCCCTCCACCGACTCGATCGTGTCGTGGAGCCAGGGGAACAACAGCTTCGTCGTGTGGAACCCGCCCGAGTTCGCCCGCGATCTCCTCCCCAAGTACTTCAAGCACAACAACTTCTCTAGCTTCGTCCGCCAGCTTAACACATAT GGTTTTAGGAAAGTTGATCCTGATAGATGGGAATTTGCAAATGAAGGGTTTATAAGAGGTCAAAAGAATTTGTTAAAGACTATTTCCAGGCGTAAGCCCATACATGCCAATGCTCAGCCACAGCAGCCACAAGGACAGAGTGCATCTGTTGGTGCATGTGTTGAGGTTGGAAAATTTGGGCTCGAGGAAGAAATTGAGAGGCTTAAAAGGGATAAGAATGTCCTTATGCAAGAGCTGGTTCGACTGAGACAGCAGCAGCAGACCACTGATCACCAGTTACAGACATTAAGTCAGCGCCTCCAAGGGATGGAGCAAAGACAGCAGCAGATGATGTCATTCCTCGCAAAGGCAATGCAGAGTCCTGGTTTCTTGGCTCAGTTGGTGCAGAAGAATGACACTAATAGGCGCATAGCTGCAGTAAACAAAAAGCGCCGATTGCCAAAGCAGGAAGGTGATTCAGATGGTGACCACACTCCAAATGATGGACAAATAATTAGATATCAACCTGTTAATGAGGCTACAAAAGCAATGCTCATGCAGATACTTACCATGGGGTCATCTCCTCGAATTGAGCCATCTTCAAACCCCCCTGATAGTTTCTTGATTGATGGTGTTCCATCAACTTCTGAAGGATTTGAGAATGGAACTTCAAGTCAATCATCTGGCGTAACCCTTGCAGAGTTGAAACCAACTTCTGGGCTTGAACATGGGCCTGCCACAACAGGACTTCCAGAGGTTTCATCATCTATTGTGCTCCCAGAGATCGAAACGTCAGCTTGTGTGTCTGACATAGTTGCAAGCTTGAGTGAGCTACATGACTCAAATGTAGTTTCTGGGATGTCTGAATCTCTGACCCCAGGAGAGACAATGGTTAGTGTTCCAGAATTCCCTCAGGTGTCTGGATTGATTCCAGCAGGGGGGGCAGTTGATATTGCAAGTGGAACATATGTGGCTCCAACTACTGAAGCAGGATATATTGATCATATTCCAATTGACGGTTCCATGCCTATAGCAGCAGATAAATTCTCTCCAGATGTTGATGCTGATATTTTGTTTGATGGAATGTCTATGCTGCCAGACATAAGTGATTTTTCTTGGGATCAGTTACTTCAAGGATCACCTATCCCAGATGAAATTGAGGTCGATTCAAGCACCCAGGATGCTGCTGCCAGCACAAATGGCCCTGGATCAATACCGAAGGAAAATAAATGGGACAATTCCAACATGGAGCAGCTTACTCAACAGATGGAACTTCTCTCATCAGAAACAAATGGGTGA